The sequence GTCGTGGCGAGGGCGCCCAGGCTCCGCAGGTAGTCCTGGTTGTGGGCTCCGGCCGTGCCGATGACGCGGATGCCGCGGTCGCGGGCGATCTGCAGGACGGCCGAGCCGACGCCGCCCGCCGCGCCACTGACCAGCAGGGTCTGCCCCGGGCGGACGCCCACCTCGGCCAGGATCCGCAGTGCGGTCTCGACCACCGAGGGGTAGCCGGCGGCCTCCTCGAAGGTGAGGCCTGCGGGCATGGCGGTCCAGGCCGTCAGGACGGCGAACTCGGCGTAGGTGTCGATGCCTTCGCCGAACACGTGGTCCCCGACCTGTGTTCCGCGGACGCCCTCCCCGACCGCGTCGACGACCCCGGCGGCGTCCAGGCCCAGTCCCGAGGGCAGTCGGGTGGGGTGGGCGCCGAGGATCTGGCCTTCGCGGATCCGCCAGTCGACGGGGTTCACGCCTGCGGCGCGGACGGCGATGCGTATCCGGCCGGGCCCCGGGCGGGGCTCGTCGGTGTCGAGGAGGTGCAGGACGTCGGGGCCGCCGAACTCGGCAAAGACCATCTTCTTCATGCGGACGACCGTAGCACTAACCGTTAGTGTTTTGTAGTTGTGAGGATTTTGCACCTGATAGCGTGGATGGATGACCGAGAGCACCGGGTCGACCGGGTTGACCGGGCGCCGCGAACGCAAGAAGGCCGCCACCCGTCAGAAGATCGCCGACACCGCACTGCGGCTGTTCCTCGAACGCGGCTACGACGCGGTGGGAATCCGTGACGTGGCCGCCGAGGCCGACGTCGCCGTCACCACCGTCTTCGCCCACTTCGCCTCGAAGGAGGCCCTGGTCTTCGAACAGGACCAGGACTTCGAGCAGCGACTCGTCCACGCGGTCGCCGGCCGGGCCCCGGACGAGGCGCTCGTTCCCGCGCTCCACCGCGAGATCCGGGCCCTGGTGCACCACTGCACCGCCGACGGCGCCGCACCGGTCTGGCACCTGATCGACACCTCGCCCGACCTGCGGCAGTACGAGGCGACCATGAGGCTGCGCCACGCGGAGTCGCTGGCCGCCGCCATCGCCGCAGGTGACGCCGTCACCGAGGGAACCGGGCCGCGGTACAGCACCACGGCCTGCCGGACGATCGCACGATTCGCGGTCGACGCCTTCACCCTGGCCCGGGAGGCGGCCGATCCGGACGCGGCGCTCGAGGAGATCTTCCGGATGGTCGAGGCCGCCTGGAACGCCGCGGGCGCCGATGGGCACCCCGCCACCCCGGCGGGCGGCTGACCTCCTCCCGCAGGCCTCGTCCCGCAGGCCACCTCCCGCAAGCCCGCCGCGCGTCCGCGACCGGTGTCCGACCGAGGTGGTTTGCGACGGCGGATCGGGGTGACAAGAGGGTGCGGTGGGCGAGTGCGACGTCCGGACGGCGGACATCCCCCCTTCGCCGTCCGGACTCGTCCACCACGCTCAGAGCCCGGTCACCGTGACGACAGCGCACCGGTGGCCGGGCGCCCGCCGGACCCGTTGGACCGGCCGTCCGCCGGGCGGGACCGGGCCCGGCGAAAGACCTTCCGGCGCCGCTGTCACATCCGGCCCGACCG comes from Streptomyces sp. TLI_053 and encodes:
- a CDS encoding TetR/AcrR family transcriptional regulator; amino-acid sequence: MTESTGSTGLTGRRERKKAATRQKIADTALRLFLERGYDAVGIRDVAAEADVAVTTVFAHFASKEALVFEQDQDFEQRLVHAVAGRAPDEALVPALHREIRALVHHCTADGAAPVWHLIDTSPDLRQYEATMRLRHAESLAAAIAAGDAVTEGTGPRYSTTACRTIARFAVDAFTLAREAADPDAALEEIFRMVEAAWNAAGADGHPATPAGG
- a CDS encoding NADP-dependent oxidoreductase, which gives rise to MKKMVFAEFGGPDVLHLLDTDEPRPGPGRIRIAVRAAGVNPVDWRIREGQILGAHPTRLPSGLGLDAAGVVDAVGEGVRGTQVGDHVFGEGIDTYAEFAVLTAWTAMPAGLTFEEAAGYPSVVETALRILAEVGVRPGQTLLVSGAAGGVGSAVLQIARDRGIRVIGTAGAHNQDYLRSLGALATTYGEGWPDRVRGLGRVDAALDLAGSGVVPELVELTGDARKVVSIADLGAPDHGVRFSGTAGSVPEALTTAVDLISRGKLHIPVEKSYPLAEAASAHIDSRAGHTRGRRVLVVR